In Primulina eburnea isolate SZY01 chromosome 14, ASM2296580v1, whole genome shotgun sequence, the following proteins share a genomic window:
- the LOC140811841 gene encoding uncharacterized GPI-anchored protein At5g19250-like, which yields MAFLRWWFLLSLFLHSILLARSDDDDDNLHRAINQYRTSLNLTILTKNERAECLGSEVADQFKNQPCTNTTGPNAVPGTEPQYTDFPNLLTKCRLNATTTRDGQILPACVPNLDPSLVISNFTKSQYTRYLNDSTFSGIGIGSEGNWIVVILTTSTPDGSYSVGTNSNNSGAYSLASISYFVALFAAFFVLH from the exons ATGGCGTTTCTCCGATGGTGGTTCCTCCTCTCTCTGTTCCTCCACTCCATTCTTCTCGCAAGAAGCGATG ATGATGACGACAATCTTCATCGAGCGATCAACCAGTACAGAACATCCTTAAACTTGACGATATTAACCAAGAACGAACGAGCTGAATGCCTGGGCAGTGAAGTTGCAGATCAATTCAAGAACCAACCTTGCACCAACACCACAGGTCCGAACGCTGTACCAGGCACCGAACCTCAGTACACTGACTTTCCAAACCTTCTTACAAAATGCCGGTTAAATGCCACCACTacaagagatggacagattCTGCCTGCTTGTGTTCCCAACCTCGATCCAAGTCTTGTCATATCAAATTTCACGAAATCGCAATACACGCGCTATTTAAATGATTCCACGTTCAGTGGCATCGGTATCGGTTCTGAAGGTAACTGGATAGTTGTCATTTTGACTACAAGCACACCCGATGGGAGTTACTCTGTGGGAACTAATTCGAACAACAGTGGAGCGTACAGCCTTGCTTCTATCAGCTATTTTGTGGCTTTATTTGCAGCATTTTTTGTGTTACACTGA